In a genomic window of Carassius auratus strain Wakin unplaced genomic scaffold, ASM336829v1 scaf_tig00214472, whole genome shotgun sequence:
- the LOC113092098 gene encoding putative per-hexamer repeat protein 5 gives MTAQVYCLFGLVLLCLLGSLNITDATVDLSHIAKLVKLTDLLPHQRCSSGGRGSMKPGQCPDPKNIPLSAKNCVHDGQCPDTQKCCPTTSGHGCSEPSGQGQGSCQNAGQGAGQGSGQGLGSGQGAGLGSGQGSGQGAGQGQGSGQGAGLGSGQGLGSGQGSGQGAGQGQGAGQGSGQGQGAGQGSGQGSGQGQGSGQGQGSGQGAGQGSGQGAGQGLGSGQGLGSGQGAGQGQGSGQGAGQGQGSGQGQGSGQGAGQGAGQGQGSGQGAGQGQGSGQGAGQGQGSGQGQGSGQGAGQGQGSGQGAGQGNGQGQGIGQGSGYGQGSGSGQGVGQGSGYGQGSGYGQGSGSGQGVGQGSGYGQGSGYGQGSGSGQGVGQGSGYGQGSGYGQGSGSGQGVGQGSGYGQGSGYGQGSGSGQGVGQGSGQGVGQGSGL, from the exons ATGACAGCTCAAGTGTATTgcttgtttggtttggttttattGTGTCTGCTTGGGAGCTTGAACATAACCGATGCTACTGTAG ATTTGAGCCATATTGCCAAGCTGGTGAAGCTGACAGACTTGCTGCCCCATCAAAGATGTTCTTCTGGTGGTCGTGGTTCAA TGAAACCAGGTCAATGTCCTGACCCAAAGAACATTCCACTGTCTGCTAAAAACTGTGTCCATGATGGTCAGTGTCCTGACACACAGAAGTGTTGCCCAACAACCAGTGGCCATGGATGCAGTGAACcaagcggccagggccagggaagctgTCAGAACGCgggtcagggcgccggacagggaagtggacagggcctgggaagcggccagggcgccggcctgggaagcggccagggaagcggacagggcgccggccagggccagggaagcggccagggcgccGGCctgggaagcggacagggcctgggaagcggacagggaagtggccagggcgccggacagggccagggcgccggccagggaagcggccagggccagggcgccggccagggaagcggccagggaagcggccagggccagggaagcggccagggccagggaagcggccagggcgccggccagggaagcggacagggcgccgGCCAGGGcctgggaagcggccagggcctgggaagcggccagggagccggccagggtcagggaagcggccagggcgccggccagggccagggaagcggacagggtcagggaagcggacagggcgccgGCCAGGGCgccggccagggtcagggaagcggccagggcgccGGCcaaggtcagggaagcggccagggcgccggacagggccagggaagcggacagggtcagggtagcggacagggtgccggacagggtcagggtagcggacagggcgccggtcagggaaacggacagggccagggaa ttggtcagggaagcggctatggccagggatctggtagtggacagggagttggtcagggaagcggctatggtcagggaagcggctatggccagggatctggtagtggacagggagttggtcagggaagcggctacggtcagggaagcggctatggccagggatctggtagtggacagggagttggtcagggaagcggctacggtcagggaagcggctatggccagggatctggtagtggacagggagttggtcagggaagcggctacggtcagggaagcggctatggccagggatctggtagtggacagggagttggtcagggaagcggccagggagttggccagggaagcggtctgTGA